AAGATAATAGAAATAGATTGAAATTTATAGAAATAGGTAGAAATTGATTGTGGAAAACAACAAATTTCCATAAATTTCTATTAGTTTCTACTAATTTCAATTTTTTTAATAATATCTCCCTATCTCCATAATCCCCATATCTCCTTTTCGGACACTATTTTAACCTTTATGCTAGATTAAGACACCACCTAATTTTTCTATCACCAATTACCTTTTTACTTACTCAACTTCTATTCCTTCGCCAATGGCAAGATTGGTAAAGGTATATGTCCAGTTTCCCCTGCCATCACCGGCAAATCCTTTAGTAATGCCATCAAATCGACCAAAAAGAACATCCGGTAAACCAGCCAGCTGAAAGCCTGGCGGAGTAGGTAAATCATAAATTGTTGAACAGGTATTGAATTTAGTCATATTTTCCTGGAGTAAAAATCTGATTCCCGTATAATCACCAGCGACAATATCAAGATTTTCATCTGAGTTAAAATCAACCAGGGCAACGCTACAAAGGTGTCCGTCTGTTGGAAGTCCTTTAGAATTGTTTTTCCAGTTACCTCTACCATCGCCTGACCAGGCTTGCACACCTTTATTATCATTAGTTCCAGCAACAATATCTGGTTTCCCATCAAAATTAAAGTCCCCACAAATCACGCCATAGAAAAAACCGGTTGAAGGCAATTCATTCGAGCTAAAATTCCATCTACCATCACCATCACCAAACCAGACATCCAATCCTTCAATGCTGGTTGCCACGATGTCCAATTTCCCATCTAAATTAAAATCTGCCAGGGCTACCCCATAATAGAATTTATTTTCATCAAGCCCAAAAGATGCTGGTTGCCAATGATTATTGGTCCTTATCCATGCCTTCACACCTTGGGGTGTGGCACAAACTATATCCGCAACGCCATCTAAGTTGAAATCTGCTATGGCTATACCATAGTGTTCGTGCGAGGTATCAGGGGTGGTCTTTTGTGCCCAGATATGGGGATGAATAGAATCAACCATAGGACCCATTTGTGGGTATATTGGCGTGCCGATAGCTTTATTTCCAGCAATATCTTCTGCCTCAAATTGATAACTATAACTCCCTTTCTCTTTTAAACAAGTCTCAAAATAGTAAAAGCCATTATCTTGTTTCATCGTATAGGTGCCAATTAAGGTTTGCCCTTTATAAATGCCTACCTTTGGATGACCTTCTTTAGGTGGGAGATTATTGATATAATTTAGTTTATATGTAAAAATCGTGCCTGATGTGCCATATTCAGGTTGAAGTCCATCTGTGGTATATCCTATCTGTCCTATCCAGCCAAGTAATGATACTGGTGCTGGATTTGATAGACAGAGTTGAATACCAGCAGAATTAGCCCCAATGATGTCTGGTCTTCCATCTAAATTAATATCCCCGACAGCAAGTCCCTGATAGAAATTTTCAGTTGGTAGTCCTGACGATGCAAGTTGCCAGTTACCTTGACCATCTCCTACCCAGACTTTAATTCCCTCATCAGTTCCTGCGGCAATATCTGGATAACCAT
This DNA window, taken from bacterium, encodes the following:
- a CDS encoding VCBS repeat-containing protein, with product MLKFILITIIILNSVPSWAKTSPTLIKWFGQSVSKSTTAYQNIILSDRKIITTRYLKGIEIWQQDDKGSWTIVPHTGLPSDGSYQGLAIGDVNQDGKLDIIATLSNSGISLWLGEDNLKWNKISTNLPRINSYFGVEVADLNSDGSMDIVSASQFGIKVWAGDGTGKNWIPQNHGLPDYKYYYKVVITDFNRDGKLDIVATNNDGGGVKAWRGNGQGKWMNTSNGLPGYGNYYGLATSDVNLDGKLDIIAGSSKNGPGIWLGDGNGNWSDSAKSPLKTRAVFSLFAYDFNLDGYPDIAAGTDEGIKVWVGDGQGNWQLASSGLPTENFYQGLAVGDINLDGRPDIIGANSAGIQLCLSNPAPVSLLGWIGQIGYTTDGLQPEYGTSGTIFTYKLNYINNLPPKEGHPKVGIYKGQTLIGTYTMKQDNGFYYFETCLKEKGSYSYQFEAEDIAGNKAIGTPIYPQMGPMVDSIHPHIWAQKTTPDTSHEHYGIAIADFNLDGVADIVCATPQGVKAWIRTNNHWQPASFGLDENKFYYGVALADFNLDGKLDIVATSIEGLDVWFGDGDGRWNFSSNELPSTGFFYGVICGDFNFDGKPDIVAGTNDNKGVQAWSGDGRGNWKNNSKGLPTDGHLCSVALVDFNSDENLDIVAGDYTGIRFLLQENMTKFNTCSTIYDLPTPPGFQLAGLPDVLFGRFDGITKGFAGDGRGNWTYTFTNLAIGEGIEVE